A genomic region of Oryza glaberrima chromosome 1, OglaRS2, whole genome shotgun sequence contains the following coding sequences:
- the LOC127760649 gene encoding salt stress-induced protein-like, whose product MALVKIGLWGGNGGSAQDITVKPSKLTGMTIRSGQAIDAVGFTYIGTDGQEHVVGPWGGNGGSPTTIIFGPSERVKEVSGTHGTLQTLADILTYLRIVTDVTTHEFGVPNGTAFSVPLQDDARVVGFFARSGLLVDAIGVYVQP is encoded by the exons ATGGCACTGGTGAAGATTGGACTGTGGGGTGGAAATGGAGGGTCAGCTCAAGACATCACCGTGAAACCCAGCAAACTCACCGGCATGACGATTCGCAGCGGACAAGCTATCGATGCCGTTGGGTTCACCTACATTGGTACAGACGGACAGGAACATGTGGTCGGTCCATGGGGTGGAAATGGCGGAAGCCCAACCACG ATCATATTTGGCCCTTCCGAGCGTGTGAAGGAAGTTTCTGGAACTCATGGCACACTCCAAACCCTAGCGGATATTCTGACGTACCTGAGGATTGTCACGGATGTTACTACGCACGAGTTTGGTGTCCCGAATGGAACGGCCTTCAGTGTCCCGCTCCAGGACGACGCTCGTGTCGTCGGCTTCTTTGCGCGCTCTGGACTGCTCGTCGATGCTATTGGCGTCTATGTCCAACCATGA
- the LOC127769414 gene encoding salt stress-induced protein translates to MTLVKIGLWGGNGGSAQDISVPPKKLLGVTIYSSDAIRSIAFNYIGVDGQEYAIGPWGGGEGTSTEIKLGSSEHIKEISGTHGPVYDLADIVTYLKIVTSANNTYEAGVPNGKEFSIPLQDSGHVVGFFGRSGTLIDAIGIYVHP, encoded by the exons ATGACGCTGGTGAAGATTGGCCTGTGGGGTGGAAATGGAGGGTCAGCTCAGGACATCAGTGTGCCACCCAAGAAGCTTCTAGGCGTGACAATCTACAGCTCAGATGCAATCAGATCCATTGCCTTCAACTATATCGGTGTGGATGGACAGGAATATGCCATTGGTCCATGGGGTGGGGGCGAAGGCACCTCTACAGAG ATTAAATTGGGCTCCTCTGAGCATATTAAGGAGATTTCTGGAACCCATGGCCCAGTCTATGATCTGGCTGACATTGTCACCTATCTTAAGATCGTGACAAGTGCTAATAATACATACGAGGCTGGAGTCCCAAATGGAAAGGAATTCAGCATTCCACTGCAAGACTCTGGCCATGTCGTTGGATTCTTTGGAAGGTCTGGAACGCTTATCGACGCAATTGGCATCTACGTCCACCCTTGA